The Cicer arietinum cultivar CDC Frontier isolate Library 1 chromosome 1, Cicar.CDCFrontier_v2.0, whole genome shotgun sequence genome contains the following window.
CGAATATATAACACTCATACAGAAAGGGGAAATGGGGATGTGTGTGAGTGGGttgggaggatgaaaagaaACCGCTGTTCAATGTTGTCTGAAGTTTACAATTGAATTTTCTGTCTCTTTTGCAGTCGAACATTTTTATCTATAATTGGCGGAGTTGTTGCTGGTATTTTAGGATTTACTGGCCTGAAAggatttgtattttacttactTCTCATGGCATTTACTTCCCTTGGGCTCGTGGCCAAAGCAAAATTTTCAATCCACACATACTTTGATTCCTGGAATCGTGTGCTAGTTGATGGCTTTCTCGGTGGTCTAATGGTAGGTTGTTTATGTTCACGTCATCTTTCTTTTGTCATGATTTGTGTATGAGAAACTTTGTTACTTATCgtaaaattagaagaaattaATTTGGATAAGATAGGTAGACATACATACACAAATATAGACCTAGATATCATccttaaagaaaataaaatctaGAAAGTCGGGGAAAGCAACAAAAGCCTCATCAAAATTTTAGGGAATGCCAAACTCTTTGCTTACTAACTACCGGAAGCCCATGAAAACAAACTATTAGCTGAACAACAGGAATTGTTTCTGCAGAGATTCAAACTGACAGGACATGTCCATGAGATATTTTCTATCTTTACTATTTTGATCCTATTCCCCCTCCTCTTTTGtaccaaaaaaactatttagaaagTGTTATCTTTGTTTGGTAAAGATATTTGTCCCATTCTCTCTCTCCCTTTGTTAAATCCTCGTTAATTGTACAGAGAAAGAGGCCAAAAGGAGAGCTTTTCTCTGCAAATTAGGGAGAGAAAAGATAGAGAAGAGAGGTTTTTCAAGtgcataatttatttaatatatctgATAGGGCCTTTATGTCATTGAAATTTGAAGTGTAAAGCttgtatagtttttaaaataagaggtatttgtaattaattgtCTTGCTGATCTATCTGACCAGTTCAACATTATATTTAGATTATAACAATATCTATCTATGTGTGTATCCTCTCTTGCTCTATATATTTCACTCTTGAATGTGCATATCTTCAGGATTATAACTTTCCTTTTTTTGAACTTGTGCAGTCGTTCGTGCTGTTCTGGACGTatccttctctttctcaataaTACCTTGTGGGGTATTACtgcaaatttaattttaattcaatatgATAAAATGTTACAAATGgagttagttttttaaaaattgcatCGAAACTTATTTCATAAATATGAGAAGAAAATTGGGTTGGCGGGGATTTGGGTAAATGATATATTCATGTTTTATTAGTTACTCCAAATTAGTGGTATCCTTCTAAACACAATCTAAAACAAACGATATTcctgtatatatatatcttctATTGAAATTCTTGTTATTATGCTGTGCTTCTTTGACAAAATAAAGATTTGCATATGACATTGCTCATATATTTTGACTGCCGGAATGTGCAAATGCTTCTAGAGAAGACAACTTTTTCTTCACCATTGGGGCTATTGATCCTTTGCCAGAATGCAGTTACAACTTACTCCTTTCACTCAATAGAGAGCTTTCCGTGATGTTCCCGTTTTTAAAGTGTTAACTTGACTTCCATTATCTTATATATGTTCatgtattatttaaaatagaacCACAAGTGGGAAGGACGCATTTTGTCTTGGGCCTGTTGTGGCTGTCAAATTGTCCTATAGGATATGTTTCTTGAAGTTTAATTTGTGATATAGATTTCAATTTTgctaattttatttcattattattctGCTTTCTTGTTCGAGGAAAAAAGTTTTGGTTGACATTGTCATGTTTAAGCTTGAtttaaatgaaacttgtttGCTTGGCAGTGGTTATAATTCTTATGGTATTCTGCTGCTATGTATGTTCAAGGAGGGAAATATGCCATTATAGTTTGGAAGCAGtgctatttaaaaaatttcctccacaatgaaatataaacaaaatgtaTTTCGTCTAATGAAGTcgatataacaaaatataagctCCATTTTATTTGTTGTACACTGATGCTCCATCTActactcttattattattatcgttGATAAATCACTAGTTTCATTAATCAGCAAAAGACTAGTATTAATTTGtccttgttaaaaaaattaaagtattgaTTTGTCCATTCCTTTTAGTCgttggttttttaaaaaagcataagttctatttatttgtttttaaattttaaagttaattaaatactttttttataaattatactcttattttattaattattttagattataataaataagtaaataggataaaataaatttaaatatatctcaaatataagagaaaaaaaacacttggtggtttaaaatataattaaaattaaattaatctgaatatatttaatataattattctCAAAATAATAGTTTGTGAAATAcgattttttttactatgtcaaaaaaaattaaattaggtTAAACATAATgtgtttaattaattacttttgagAACGGATAGAggaatatatataataagatcAGAGCCATAAATATAACCTACTTGAATAATTGATAAAGAAATTCCATTCCAAGGGAAGAATAGGCAAAGAAAAATCAGAACGAACGGCACAGCATGAGCACCAGGTGGTTGTTGGACATGTCAATCTTCCGGTGGCCGGAGTTAGATCTGTCGTTGCCGTGGTCAATATTCAGGTGGCCGGCGTTGGACTTTTCGTATTGGAGCAGCGGCCGTAACTTGCAAGAGACTCTCTTGCAATGGAATTTTTGGTTGGTCGATGACGTGTTGTGGACTCTCGTCAGGTGTATCGAGTCTTTCGCTTTGCTCACCATGCTCTGTTATTTCTTTCTCTGTTGTGGTTGCTctctttgattttttatttacattaaatttttcTCTAGATAGTTCTTTTTTTGATAGAATTTGTGTCTATAGAAGTTGTGATATATTTCATTACATTAAATTTTTGTCTATAGAAGTTGTGAtagaattatatattttttagatgtgCTGTGAATATTTGTTATCTTGAAAGTGGAGATTACAACTATTGTTGTGAGTTTTGAATTATTGATATGACACTCTTTATGATTAAGAAAAtagacaaaatttaatataatcatATTTATTGGTCTCGTGTTGATTTTAGATACTGATATGTGTTAGATCCAAGTAGgtctttaatcaaataaaatgtcGAGTAAGATATGGAGTTTAGTTAGACAATTGTAACCATgagttagtttttaatttacCAAGTATAGTTTGGTTAAAGCATATATGTTGGTAAGAAAAATGCAATTCCAATTAA
Protein-coding sequences here:
- the LOC101494306 gene encoding uncharacterized protein isoform X2; the encoded protein is MAVHSGSGSSEKKSSNGVNELLAFNAENMQSNMKIIYYSRTFLSIIGGVVAGILGFTGLKGFVFYLLLMAFTSLGLVAKAKFSIHTYFDSWNRVLVDGFLGGLMSFVLFWTFAYDIAHIF
- the LOC101494306 gene encoding uncharacterized protein isoform X1, which produces MRFPGRWRCGQPLHRTGIAGLCRIPPGLTTYSGTYHQIRQDIMAVHSGSGSSEKKSSNGVNELLAFNAENMQSNMKIIYYSRTFLSIIGGVVAGILGFTGLKGFVFYLLLMAFTSLGLVAKAKFSIHTYFDSWNRVLVDGFLGGLMSFVLFWTFAYDIAHIF